From a region of the Bradyrhizobium diazoefficiens genome:
- a CDS encoding TetR/AcrR family transcriptional regulator, which translates to MDAGSTIAMSKSERSRDLILHGAAQLFRRQGFSATTLRQIAVRAKIEAGSIYYHFGSKEAILAEVLDRGLRHVFDAVKNAVGNAGKSSHRRKIGLAIEAHLVALLETSDFTSANIRIYGQLPEHLKKPHRPLRRAYAEYWDKLFMAAQRAGEIRADIEVVPLRMYVIGSLNWTIEWFRLENREAVLELAQRTELLIFEGISTS; encoded by the coding sequence ATGGACGCAGGTTCTACGATTGCGATGTCGAAATCGGAGCGGTCGCGCGATCTCATCCTGCATGGTGCCGCACAACTCTTTCGTCGCCAGGGATTCTCAGCCACGACGTTGCGCCAGATTGCGGTCAGGGCCAAAATTGAGGCTGGCAGCATCTACTATCATTTCGGCTCGAAGGAAGCGATTCTGGCCGAAGTTCTCGACCGCGGTCTTCGTCATGTCTTCGACGCAGTCAAGAATGCGGTCGGGAACGCAGGCAAGTCGTCGCACCGGCGCAAAATCGGCCTTGCGATTGAAGCCCACCTCGTAGCGCTGCTCGAGACAAGTGATTTCACGTCAGCAAATATCCGTATCTACGGTCAGTTGCCGGAGCATCTGAAGAAGCCCCATCGGCCCTTGCGGCGCGCTTACGCCGAATACTGGGACAAGCTCTTCATGGCGGCGCAACGTGCCGGCGAGATCCGCGCTGACATAGAGGTGGTGCCGTTGCGCATGTATGTTATCGGCTCCCTGAATTGGACGATCGAATGGTTCAGGCTGGAAAACCGCGAGGCGGTGCTCGAGCTGGCGCAGCGTACGGAACTGCTGATCTTCGAGGGCATTAGCACCTCCTGA
- a CDS encoding enoyl-CoA hydratase/isomerase family protein, protein MAETEQVRYSVVDGIATVTIDRPERKNALSVEAMNGLTNVWSKAEADASVRVIILTSTDCGVFCAGLDLKQAAEIRARDGVDILTLMRDPMQHEMRKVSKPIIAAMTGSLMAGGMMLALKCDLRVGLRGTRAGITEVKMGRGCPWAVPMLWMVPQPLLIEMVLTGETIPIERLAEHGFLNSLEDTPQAVRERALELAGKIVEGAPLSVKAAKASVLAAMDEGLARGLVEAERLHVEAYASLDAIEGPKAFAEKRKPVWQGK, encoded by the coding sequence GTGGCTGAAACAGAGCAGGTCCGTTATTCGGTCGTCGACGGCATCGCAACCGTGACCATCGACCGTCCCGAACGCAAGAACGCGCTGTCAGTCGAGGCAATGAACGGTCTGACGAACGTCTGGAGCAAGGCGGAAGCCGATGCCTCCGTCCGCGTCATCATCCTGACCTCAACCGATTGCGGGGTATTTTGCGCCGGTCTGGATCTCAAGCAGGCCGCGGAGATCCGGGCGAGGGATGGCGTCGATATCCTCACGCTGATGCGCGATCCCATGCAGCACGAGATGCGGAAAGTCTCGAAGCCGATCATTGCGGCCATGACGGGGTCCCTGATGGCCGGCGGGATGATGCTCGCGTTGAAATGCGATCTGAGGGTCGGGCTGCGCGGCACGCGTGCGGGGATAACTGAGGTGAAGATGGGGCGGGGGTGCCCATGGGCGGTGCCGATGTTATGGATGGTGCCGCAGCCGCTGCTGATAGAGATGGTTCTCACGGGCGAGACGATTCCGATCGAACGGCTTGCGGAGCATGGCTTCCTCAATTCACTCGAGGACACCCCACAGGCCGTCCGCGAACGCGCGCTCGAATTGGCGGGCAAGATCGTCGAGGGCGCGCCGCTGTCGGTCAAGGCAGCCAAGGCGAGCGTGCTTGCCGCAATGGACGAGGGGCTGGCGCGCGGCTTGGTTGAGGCCGAGCGGCTGCACGTCGAGGCTTATGCGAGTTTGGACGCCATCGAGGGACCGAAAGCGTTCGCGGAGAAGCGCAAGCCGGTCTGGCAAGGCAAGTAG
- a CDS encoding AMP-binding protein, with protein MAYLWTPPANLVEKSNLSAFLRATGQPDYDALAARAEADPAWLMQEVFRFCDVRFYRAPDTILDLGRGQPWARWCVGGTTNIVFNCIDKHRGTKVWDQTFLVWEGEDRREQRRLSYSEFASSVDRLASGLRKLGIGKRDVVAIYMPNLPETFVAFFAILKIGAIVMPLFSGFGPDPIRSRLNHGEATAVITANGTWRRGAPAPLKPVLDEALQAAPSVQHVIVADRGGLSIDTPMRAGRDHWWDEIAQDAAEFPTAEMSAEDPAILLYTSGTTGEPKGCVWTHISFIGSMVTRDMIVCGDFKPTDLFFFFSDMGWMVGAMCACIPSFAGGRLLVAEGTPDYPDTGRFWRLIADHHVSYLGVSPTIVRGMMRYGLEVEQYDLSSLRMTASGGEAWTETPWHWFFEHVCKSKIPIINISGGTEVGGCIFTGTPNHPMNPCSFSRPALGVGADIVDMAGHRVPDGEVGELVLRHTSIGLTKSLWKDDQRYLDSYWKTIPGIWVHGDFAMRGKDGLYYILGRSDDTLKISGKRVGPAELEGVLTATGKVAEAAVFSVPHPVKGSTIVCACVPIAGAGDTGTLPEELAQALVHGMGTSYRPERVLLVDDLPKTRNMKIMRRVLRAVFEDKDPGDLSALANPEAIEHIRQKLKN; from the coding sequence ATGGCCTATCTCTGGACGCCCCCTGCGAACTTGGTCGAGAAGAGCAATCTGAGCGCGTTCCTCCGCGCCACGGGGCAGCCGGATTACGACGCGCTGGCGGCCAGGGCCGAGGCTGATCCGGCCTGGCTCATGCAGGAAGTCTTTCGATTCTGCGACGTCCGCTTCTATCGCGCCCCCGATACGATCCTCGATCTCGGACGGGGCCAACCATGGGCCCGCTGGTGCGTCGGCGGCACCACGAATATCGTTTTCAATTGCATCGACAAGCACCGAGGAACCAAGGTCTGGGACCAGACATTCCTGGTCTGGGAAGGCGAGGATAGGCGCGAGCAGCGCCGATTAAGCTATTCCGAGTTCGCGTCGAGCGTCGATCGGCTCGCGTCCGGACTGCGCAAGCTCGGGATCGGCAAGCGCGACGTGGTCGCCATCTACATGCCTAACCTGCCCGAAACCTTCGTGGCCTTCTTCGCGATCCTGAAGATCGGCGCGATCGTCATGCCGCTGTTCTCCGGCTTCGGTCCGGACCCGATCCGGTCGCGGCTCAATCACGGTGAAGCGACGGCCGTCATCACCGCGAATGGCACCTGGCGTCGCGGCGCTCCGGCGCCGCTGAAACCGGTTCTCGACGAGGCCCTGCAAGCCGCACCGAGCGTGCAGCATGTGATCGTCGCGGACCGCGGCGGGCTCAGCATCGACACGCCGATGCGGGCGGGCCGCGACCATTGGTGGGACGAGATCGCCCAGGATGCGGCGGAGTTTCCGACCGCCGAGATGAGCGCGGAAGATCCCGCGATCCTTCTCTACACGTCCGGCACGACCGGCGAGCCGAAGGGCTGCGTATGGACGCATATCAGCTTCATCGGCTCGATGGTAACGCGGGACATGATCGTCTGCGGCGACTTCAAGCCGACGGATCTGTTCTTCTTCTTCAGCGACATGGGCTGGATGGTGGGCGCGATGTGCGCCTGCATTCCAAGCTTCGCCGGCGGCAGGCTGCTGGTCGCCGAGGGGACGCCCGATTATCCCGACACAGGGCGCTTCTGGCGCCTGATCGCCGACCATCACGTCAGCTATCTCGGCGTCTCACCGACCATCGTGCGCGGCATGATGCGTTATGGCCTCGAGGTCGAGCAATACGATCTGTCGAGCCTGCGGATGACGGCATCGGGCGGAGAGGCCTGGACCGAAACGCCGTGGCACTGGTTCTTCGAGCACGTCTGCAAGTCCAAGATCCCCATCATCAACATTTCCGGCGGAACGGAAGTCGGCGGCTGCATCTTCACCGGCACGCCGAACCACCCGATGAATCCATGTTCGTTTTCCCGGCCCGCGCTCGGCGTCGGCGCCGACATCGTCGACATGGCAGGTCATCGTGTCCCCGACGGTGAAGTCGGCGAGTTGGTGCTGCGTCACACATCGATCGGGCTGACCAAGAGCCTGTGGAAGGATGACCAGCGCTATCTCGATAGCTACTGGAAGACGATTCCGGGAATCTGGGTGCATGGCGATTTTGCCATGCGGGGCAAGGACGGCCTCTACTACATTCTCGGCCGCTCCGACGACACGCTCAAGATCTCGGGCAAGCGCGTCGGTCCGGCGGAGCTCGAAGGCGTGCTGACCGCAACGGGCAAAGTCGCGGAAGCCGCGGTCTTCAGCGTCCCTCATCCGGTCAAGGGCTCGACGATCGTCTGCGCTTGCGTGCCGATCGCCGGCGCAGGCGATACCGGGACGCTGCCGGAAGAGCTGGCCCAGGCCCTGGTGCACGGAATGGGCACCTCCTACCGCCCCGAAAGGGTGCTGCTCGTCGACGACCTGCCGAAGACGCGTAACATGAAGATCATGCGCCGGGTGCTGCGTGCGGTCTTCGAGGACAAGGACCCCGGCGATTTGTCGGCGCTGGCCAACCCCGAGGCCATCGAGCACATCCGCCAGAAGCTCAAGAACTAA